The segment AACAAGCAGCAAACGTATTTCAATAACAAAGGACAAGCCGTGACAACGGTCAATCAAACACACCCGCTGCAAAAAGACGGGCGCATCATCGGCGCCGTGGAAATCGCCAAAGACATCACGAAGTTCCGCAAACTGATCCAAGAACACCACCAACGCAAGGAAGCCAGCCGCACGTTTGCCGATATCATCAGCCAAAGCGAAGCGATGCAAAAGGCCATCCGCCTTGCGCGTCATGCCGCCCGCTCCGAAGCGCCTGTGCTGCTCATTGGGAGAAAGGGACAGGAAAAGACTTGCTCGCTTCCTGCATTCACCATGAAAGCGAACGGCGGGCCAAGCCGTTTTTTGCGCAAACGTGCCTGTCGCTTCCGGATGATTGGATGGAAACGATGCTGTTTGGCAGCGAAGAAGGCGGCGAGATCCAGCCCGGTTTGTTTGAACAAGCGGACGGCGGCACTGTGCTGCTTGACGATATCGACTCGTTAAGCCTGCCGCTTCAACAAAAACTCGCCCGTTTCCTGCAAGAAAAACAGTTTGTCCGCGCCCATGGCCAAAAACCGGTTCATGCAGATGTTCGCCTCATCGCCTCGACAAGCGGCGACCCGATTGACGCGGTCCAAAACGGAGAATTGATCAAATCGCTTTACTACCAAATTGCCGTCCACTGCATCGTCCTGCCGCCGTTGCGCGAACGGAAAGAGGACATTTTGCCGCTCGCTATCCATTTCATCCGTCAAGGCAACGAGCGCTATGGCCTACATGTCGAAGGACTCGGCGATGACGTGCAAGAGGGCGTTTCTTGCTTACAGCTGGCCCGGCAACGTGCGCGAACTGGAGGCCATCATGTTGGAAACGATGGCGACGATGGAACAAGAACAAACCATCACCCTCGCCCATCTGCCTGCCCCTTTTCGAGCCAAGCTTGCGCCCGACGAAGCGAAACGGACTTTTTGTTCGATACGGAAGATATGTTGCCGCTTGACAAATACATGGAAGAAGTCGAAATTTACTACATCCGCAAGGCGCTGCAGCATCACGGCTTCAACATCACAAAAACGGCCAAAGCGCTCGGCTTAAGCCGACAAAACTTGCAATACCGCATCCGCAAGTACCAGATTGATAAGGAATGGGGATGAAAAGGCGAAAAGCCTCAGCCAGCGGGACGGCAAAAAGGACAGGGGAGGTCGCTGTGGATGATCGACGCTCATATTCATCTCGACCAGTACACGGACATCGAGGAACAAATCAACCGTTGGCAAGAAGCGGGCATCATCGGCGTCGTCGCCGTATCCACCGATTTGCGCTCAAGCCACCGAACGCTCGAGTTGAAACAGCGATTCCCTTCCTTCGTCTACGCCGCCATCGGTTTTCATCCCGAGCAACCGCTGCCAAGCGAAGCCGATTGGAACGAATGGACAGAGCTTGTCAAGCAAGAGCGGCCGCTGCTCGCCGCCATCGGCGAAGTCGGGCTGCCATACTATTCAGCGGAAGCATGCGCCAAGCTGCCCGCGTATCAAGAACGATTAACCGAAATCGCGGCCATCGCCGCCGATGCCTCCTTGCCGCTCGCCCTTCACGCCGTCTACGACCGCGCCGAAACCGCCTTGGCCATCTTGTTGCAAGCTGGTGTCCGACAAGCCCATTTCCACTGGCTGAAGGCCGAGCCTGCCGTGGTCAAACAAATCGTCCAATGCGGCTACTACATCTCCATCACGCCGGAAGTGTGCTACCGCGAGCGCGACAAGCAGCTGTTATCCCTCGTTCCCATCGAGCAGCTGCTCCTTGAAACCGATGGCCCATGGCCGTTTGCAGGCCCGTTTGCCGGAAAACTGACAACGCCGTTATGGCTATTGGACTCCGCGCGAGCCGTGGCGGCACACTATGGCCGAGATATCGAACAAGTCAAAACCATGATCACGGCGAACACAAAACGGCTTTACGGTTGATCTTCCTTATCGTACGATGAAACCAAATCTACATCGAAATGAGGGAAACATGATGGATCATAATGAGCGAGTGCGCCAACAGCTGATCAAAAGCGTTTCCGGGCTGTCGGACGAACAGCTGAACACCCGGGCGGCGAAAGGGAGTTGGACCATCGCCCAAGTGCTCGAACACCTGTACTTAATCGAAACATCGATCGCAGCCATGATCGCCCATACATTAAAGCATGGCGAGAGCCAGCCGGTTGAGGAAAAACCGATCCACTTGACCGTTGACCGTTCCAAAAAAGTGGAG is part of the [Flavobacterium] thermophilum genome and harbors:
- the nifA gene encoding Nif-specific regulatory protein; this encodes MLASCIHHESERRAKPFFAQTCLSLPDDWMETMLFGSEEGGEIQPGLFEQADGGTVLLDDIDSLSLPLQQKLARFLQEKQFVRAHGQKPVHADVRLIASTSGDPIDAVQNGELIKSLYYQIAVHCIVLPPLRERKEDILPLAIHFIRQGNERYGLHVEGLGDDVQEGVSCLQLARQRARTGGHHVGNDGDDGTRTNHHPRPSACPFSSQACARRSETDFLFDTEDMLPLDKYMEEVEIYYIRKALQHHGFNITKTAKALGLSRQNLQYRIRKYQIDKEWG
- the ycfH_1 gene encoding Uncharacterized deoxyribonuclease YcfH codes for the protein MIDAHIHLDQYTDIEEQINRWQEAGIIGVVAVSTDLRSSHRTLELKQRFPSFVYAAIGFHPEQPLPSEADWNEWTELVKQERPLLAAIGEVGLPYYSAEACAKLPAYQERLTEIAAIAADASLPLALHAVYDRAETALAILLQAGVRQAHFHWLKAEPAVVKQIVQCGYYISITPEVCYRERDKQLLSLVPIEQLLLETDGPWPFAGPFAGKLTTPLWLLDSARAVAAHYGRDIEQVKTMITANTKRLYG